A genomic segment from Candidatus Hinthialibacter antarcticus encodes:
- the secA gene encoding preprotein translocase subunit SecA translates to MSAVQYVLKKIFGTKQQRDMRRYAPMVEAVNSLEEWAKGLSDGDLCAQTDAFRQKLSEGETLDDVLPEAFAVVRETSVRVLKMRHFDVQLIGGMVLYEGKIAEMATGEGKTLAATLPAYLHGLSGKGVHIVTVNDYLAKRDREWMGPLFEFLGLTVGTIQHDLDFDERRAAYACDITYGTNNEFGFDYLRDNMAIAKEHCVQRNLNFGIVDEVDSILVDEARTPLIISGPADASTEKYGVVDKVVRRLKLDEDFTVDEKDQVVSLTEEGQENIQKMLNVSIYDEQNLDLVHHVNQSLKAHYLFKLDDRYMIEDGEVVIVDEFTGRKMPGRRYSDGLHQAIEAKEGLKVQRENQTLATITFQNYFRLYEVLSGMTGTADTEAEEFMEIYKLEVVVIPTNRPMARADHPDAVYKTIREKDVALADEIEECHKNGQPALVGTVSIEKSEKVSSLLKKRGIKHHVLNAKFHEREAEIIAGAGQSGAVTIATNMAGRGTDIKLGEGVIEAGGLHIIGTERHESRRIDNQLRGRAGRQGDPGSSRFFLSLEDDLMRIFGGERIKGLAERFGMEEGEVLEHGMVSKAIANAQKRVEGHNFDIRKHILKYDDVMNKQREVIYGIRQDLLQGEDPKDHFWGMTEEVIDYVIDISINDPRDAEAWQPELLKDNLRNFFGIPVPFGREVLDWVGIKNGMTGEEMFDAVKAKVTERFDERMEKFGSDLGRWLMSVIMLRTVDSRWKEHLYTMDHLKDSVGLRAYGQKDPLQEYQKEGFAMFEQMYSSIQHQSVTNWFYVEVADRTQAEQLRPKQQVTSTNQGQSAASAGKGGGRGKAGRQKIKVNDPCPCGSGKKYKKCCMLKEAART, encoded by the coding sequence ATGTCAGCCGTTCAATATGTCCTCAAAAAAATCTTTGGAACCAAACAACAACGCGACATGCGCCGCTACGCCCCGATGGTGGAGGCGGTCAACAGCCTCGAAGAATGGGCGAAAGGCCTCTCCGACGGCGACCTGTGCGCTCAAACCGACGCATTCCGCCAAAAATTGAGCGAAGGCGAGACTCTCGACGACGTGCTTCCCGAAGCCTTCGCCGTGGTGCGTGAAACTTCGGTGCGCGTGTTGAAAATGCGCCATTTTGACGTGCAACTCATCGGCGGTATGGTGTTGTATGAAGGCAAAATCGCTGAAATGGCCACGGGCGAAGGTAAGACGCTGGCCGCGACCCTGCCTGCGTACCTCCACGGCCTGAGCGGAAAAGGCGTCCATATCGTCACCGTTAACGATTACCTCGCCAAGCGCGACCGCGAGTGGATGGGGCCGCTGTTTGAATTTCTGGGCCTCACCGTCGGCACCATTCAACACGACCTCGATTTTGACGAACGCCGCGCCGCCTACGCCTGCGACATTACCTATGGAACCAATAACGAATTCGGCTTCGACTACCTTCGCGACAACATGGCCATCGCCAAAGAACATTGCGTTCAACGCAACCTCAACTTTGGCATCGTTGATGAAGTCGACAGCATTTTAGTTGATGAAGCCCGCACCCCGCTCATTATCTCCGGCCCCGCCGACGCCTCCACCGAAAAATACGGCGTAGTCGATAAAGTCGTTCGCCGACTCAAACTCGATGAGGATTTCACCGTCGATGAAAAAGATCAGGTGGTCTCTTTAACAGAAGAAGGCCAGGAAAACATCCAAAAGATGCTCAACGTCAGCATCTATGACGAACAAAATCTCGACTTGGTCCACCATGTCAATCAATCGTTGAAGGCGCATTACCTGTTCAAACTCGATGACCGTTACATGATCGAAGACGGCGAAGTGGTCATCGTCGATGAATTCACCGGACGCAAGATGCCGGGCCGCCGCTATAGCGATGGGCTGCATCAAGCCATCGAAGCCAAAGAAGGCCTTAAAGTCCAGCGCGAAAACCAGACGCTGGCGACCATTACGTTTCAGAATTACTTTCGTTTATATGAAGTGCTCTCCGGCATGACCGGCACCGCCGACACTGAAGCCGAAGAGTTTATGGAAATCTATAAACTCGAAGTGGTGGTCATCCCCACCAACCGCCCCATGGCGCGAGCGGACCATCCCGACGCGGTCTACAAAACCATCCGTGAGAAAGACGTCGCCCTCGCTGACGAAATCGAAGAATGCCACAAAAACGGCCAGCCCGCGCTGGTGGGCACCGTCTCGATTGAAAAGTCAGAAAAAGTCTCGTCGCTGCTCAAAAAGCGCGGCATCAAACATCACGTGCTCAACGCCAAGTTCCACGAACGCGAAGCCGAAATCATCGCCGGAGCGGGCCAATCCGGCGCAGTCACTATCGCCACCAACATGGCGGGCCGCGGCACCGACATCAAACTCGGCGAAGGCGTCATCGAAGCGGGCGGGCTGCACATCATCGGCACCGAGCGCCACGAATCTCGCCGCATCGACAACCAGCTGCGCGGACGCGCGGGCCGCCAGGGCGACCCCGGTTCGTCGCGGTTCTTTTTATCGCTCGAAGACGACCTGATGCGCATCTTCGGCGGCGAGCGCATCAAAGGCCTCGCTGAGCGCTTTGGCATGGAAGAGGGCGAGGTGCTCGAACACGGCATGGTGTCGAAAGCCATCGCCAACGCCCAGAAGCGCGTCGAAGGGCACAACTTCGATATCCGAAAACACATCCTCAAATATGACGACGTGATGAACAAACAGCGCGAGGTCATCTACGGCATCCGCCAGGACCTGCTGCAAGGCGAAGACCCCAAAGACCACTTCTGGGGCATGACCGAAGAGGTCATCGACTACGTTATCGACATTTCCATCAACGATCCGCGCGACGCCGAAGCCTGGCAGCCCGAACTGCTCAAAGACAATCTGCGCAATTTTTTCGGCATCCCCGTCCCGTTCGGCAGAGAGGTGTTGGATTGGGTGGGCATTAAAAACGGCATGACCGGCGAGGAAATGTTTGACGCCGTCAAAGCCAAAGTGACAGAGCGCTTCGACGAACGCATGGAGAAATTCGGCTCCGACTTAGGCCGTTGGCTGATGTCGGTCATCATGCTGCGCACGGTTGACTCGCGCTGGAAAGAACACCTCTACACCATGGACCACCTGAAAGATTCGGTCGGTCTGCGCGCCTACGGTCAAAAAGACCCGCTTCAGGAATATCAAAAAGAAGGCTTCGCGATGTTTGAGCAGATGTACTCCAGCATCCAACATCAGAGCGTGACCAACTGGTTCTATGTCGAAGTCGCCGACCGCACCCAGGCCGAGCAGTTGCGCCCCAAACAACAGGTGACGTCGACCAACCAGGGACAGAGCGCAGCGTCAGCGGGCAAAGGCGGCGGACGCGGAAAAGCCGGGCGTCAGAAAATCAAAGTGAACGATCCCTGTCCTTGCGGCAGCGGCAAGAAATACAAAAAATGCTGCATGCTCAAAGAAGCCGCCCGAACGTAA
- the asd gene encoding aspartate-semialdehyde dehydrogenase: protein MKKKRAAILGATGVAGQQFVEALIGHPWFETAGLYASERSAGKTYGEAAVWHSSLPLPNDITEMQVKLISDGLDELDKYDIIFSALPSDVAGKIEGDYAKEMPVISTAAAYRYEDDVPILVPEVNADHAPLIEKQRKNRGWKGFVVPGPNCTTMGLIISLKPLYDAFGVKSVFMTSMQALSGAGYPGHSAMDIVDNVYPYIAKEEGKVVLETVKALGAFEKGAVVNANIPVSCTCTRVPTLDGHFLSIFVETEKPCTPDDYIEVIRTYNSKCATRFGDLPSAPAQTIIVKNEDNRPQPRLDRELGGGMSTVIGRIRQDENFGQNGLKYCALSHNTKRGAAKGELMAAEYLHKQGYF from the coding sequence ATGAAGAAGAAACGTGCAGCCATATTAGGCGCAACCGGCGTTGCGGGACAGCAATTTGTAGAAGCCCTGATCGGACACCCCTGGTTTGAGACGGCGGGGTTGTATGCGTCCGAGCGTTCCGCAGGCAAAACCTACGGCGAGGCCGCCGTATGGCACTCGTCCTTACCGCTCCCCAATGACATTACTGAGATGCAGGTCAAATTGATCTCAGACGGTTTGGATGAGCTCGATAAATACGACATCATTTTTTCGGCGCTGCCCTCTGACGTCGCCGGGAAAATTGAAGGCGATTACGCCAAAGAGATGCCGGTCATCAGCACGGCGGCGGCGTATCGCTATGAAGACGATGTGCCCATTCTGGTGCCGGAAGTGAACGCCGATCACGCGCCCTTGATCGAAAAGCAGCGCAAAAACCGCGGCTGGAAGGGCTTTGTCGTCCCCGGCCCGAACTGCACCACGATGGGGCTGATTATTTCGCTCAAACCGCTGTATGACGCGTTTGGCGTCAAGAGCGTGTTTATGACTTCGATGCAGGCGCTGTCAGGCGCGGGCTATCCCGGGCATTCAGCGATGGACATCGTTGATAACGTGTATCCCTACATCGCCAAAGAAGAAGGCAAGGTAGTGTTGGAGACGGTCAAAGCGCTGGGCGCATTCGAGAAGGGCGCGGTGGTTAACGCCAATATTCCGGTGAGTTGCACCTGCACCCGCGTTCCGACGCTGGACGGGCATTTTCTTTCGATTTTCGTCGAGACCGAAAAGCCCTGTACGCCGGACGACTATATCGAGGTGATCCGTACGTATAATTCTAAGTGCGCTACCCGTTTTGGCGATCTACCGTCAGCGCCAGCGCAAACCATTATCGTTAAAAATGAAGACAACCGTCCGCAGCCGCGGCTGGACCGCGAGTTGGGCGGCGGCATGTCGACCGTGATCGGGCGCATTCGCCAGGATGAAAATTTTGGTCAAAACGGGCTGAAATATTGTGCGTTGTCACACAACACCAAGCGCGGCGCCGCCAAGGGCGAATTGATGGCCGCTGAATATTTGCACAAACAAGGGTATTTCTAG
- a CDS encoding PhoH family protein: MQVPVNDQNVQQTIQLLNIEESQDLFGPRDENLRVLQAHFHARIAARGDTITVSGDAEQVEAVLSIFEELLKLVRKGDPISRRDVEFLLEAKAQSNPQALEEAFAPVSWTLRGRKGLIKPKSPGQRQYLNAIFNHDVVFGIGPAGTGKTYLAVSAAVSALERKVVRRIILARPAVEAGESLGFLPGDLRAKVDPFLRPLYDALYDMLNPDLVQRYLEQGTVEIAPLAYMRGRTLNNSFIIMDEAQNTTPEQMKMFLTRLGFNSQAVITGDVTQIDLPHGRKSGLIEAANILKDVDDIAMVRLDKGDIVRHPLVQKIVEAYELQFPETTSPMVFDSNKEKPAE, from the coding sequence ATGCAAGTTCCCGTAAACGATCAAAACGTCCAACAGACGATCCAATTATTGAATATCGAAGAAAGCCAAGACCTGTTTGGCCCGCGCGATGAAAATCTGCGCGTCTTGCAGGCGCATTTCCACGCCCGCATCGCAGCGCGCGGCGATACCATCACGGTTTCCGGCGACGCCGAACAAGTCGAAGCAGTGTTGTCGATCTTTGAGGAACTCCTCAAACTGGTGCGTAAAGGCGACCCGATCAGTCGCCGCGACGTCGAGTTTTTGCTCGAAGCCAAAGCGCAAAGCAACCCGCAAGCGCTCGAAGAAGCCTTCGCCCCCGTCTCATGGACGCTGCGGGGCCGCAAAGGACTCATCAAACCCAAAAGTCCCGGACAGCGCCAATATTTAAACGCCATCTTCAACCATGACGTGGTATTCGGCATCGGCCCGGCAGGCACAGGCAAAACCTACCTGGCCGTCTCCGCCGCCGTCTCCGCGCTCGAACGCAAAGTGGTGCGCCGCATCATTTTGGCGAGGCCTGCCGTTGAAGCGGGCGAATCGCTGGGGTTTTTGCCCGGCGATCTACGCGCCAAGGTCGATCCGTTTTTGCGTCCGTTATATGACGCGCTCTATGACATGCTCAATCCTGATTTGGTGCAGCGCTATCTCGAACAAGGCACCGTCGAGATTGCGCCGCTGGCCTACATGCGCGGGCGTACGCTCAACAACTCGTTTATCATCATGGACGAAGCCCAAAACACCACCCCCGAACAAATGAAAATGTTCCTCACCCGCCTGGGGTTCAACAGCCAAGCCGTTATCACAGGCGACGTGACCCAGATCGACTTGCCCCACGGCCGCAAAAGCGGACTCATCGAAGCGGCGAATATTTTAAAAGACGTCGACGATATTGCGATGGTGCGTTTGGACAAAGGCGACATCGTCCGGCATCCGCTGGTGCAAAAAATCGTCGAGGCCTATGAACTTCAGTTTCCAGAAACCACTTCACCGATGGTCTTTGACTCCAATAAGGAGAAACCCGCAGAGTAA
- a CDS encoding SGNH/GDSL hydrolase family protein, translating into MQIARLLLLLPLLLLGCATHNQNVSLNERAYDHVYANPSLPRVLLIGDSISIGYTHPVREMLRGKANVYRIPENGGPTTRGLEKYDEWLTCGCFDVIHFNWGLHDLKYMEDGEHQVSIDQYERNLAVLVQRLLQTDAKLIWASTTPVPQGDLSPKRVPGDVLQYNAVAKEIMDRRGVMINDLYTFAFDQLDQIQRPANVHFTDDGSYALGAQVAESILQALDE; encoded by the coding sequence ATGCAAATTGCCCGCTTGCTATTGCTACTCCCGCTGTTGCTTCTCGGTTGCGCGACCCATAATCAGAACGTTTCACTGAATGAGCGCGCTTACGACCATGTTTACGCCAACCCGTCGCTGCCGCGCGTTTTGCTGATCGGCGATTCGATTTCGATTGGATACACCCACCCGGTGCGTGAGATGCTGCGCGGAAAAGCCAACGTGTATCGCATCCCCGAAAACGGCGGGCCGACCACGCGCGGGCTTGAGAAATATGACGAATGGCTGACCTGCGGTTGTTTTGACGTGATTCATTTCAACTGGGGGCTGCACGACCTGAAATACATGGAAGACGGCGAGCATCAGGTTTCAATTGACCAATACGAACGCAACCTGGCGGTGTTGGTCCAGCGCTTGTTGCAAACCGACGCGAAATTGATCTGGGCGAGCACCACGCCTGTCCCTCAGGGCGACCTCAGCCCCAAGCGCGTTCCCGGCGATGTGTTGCAATACAACGCGGTTGCGAAAGAAATCATGGACCGGCGCGGCGTTATGATTAACGATTTGTATACTTTTGCCTTCGACCAGTTAGACCAAATCCAGCGCCCCGCCAACGTCCATTTTACGGACGACGGTTCGTACGCCTTAGGCGCGCAGGTCGCCGAGAGCATCCTGCAGGCGTTGGACGAATAG
- a CDS encoding CbiM family transporter, translated as MHLSDGLLSWPALASGFAAAGGLFVWSSYKVKDDEIPRIALFTAAFFVASLVHLRMPVGSVHLMFNGLIGVVLGRRALMAFPVGLALQAALLSHGGFTVLGVNVCLFGVPALICWQGYEWLCRWRPQWRAVIGGVLGGFAVLLTGAFWMLLLLWTGEEFRYLAEFAFLAHLPVAIIEGVVTGFVISYLYRVQPSLVARVEQ; from the coding sequence ATGCACTTGTCGGATGGATTGTTATCATGGCCCGCGCTCGCAAGCGGGTTCGCCGCAGCGGGCGGCCTGTTTGTCTGGTCGTCATACAAAGTCAAAGATGATGAAATTCCCCGCATCGCCTTGTTCACCGCCGCGTTTTTTGTGGCGTCGCTGGTGCATTTGCGGATGCCGGTCGGCAGCGTCCATCTGATGTTTAACGGGCTGATCGGCGTTGTGTTGGGGCGGCGCGCGCTGATGGCGTTTCCGGTGGGGTTGGCGTTGCAGGCGGCGTTGTTGTCGCACGGCGGGTTTACCGTTTTGGGCGTCAACGTGTGCCTGTTCGGCGTTCCCGCGTTGATTTGTTGGCAGGGCTATGAATGGCTGTGCCGCTGGCGCCCGCAATGGCGCGCCGTGATTGGCGGTGTGTTGGGCGGTTTTGCGGTGCTGTTGACCGGGGCGTTTTGGATGTTGCTGTTGCTTTGGACGGGCGAGGAATTTCGCTACCTGGCGGAATTCGCGTTTCTGGCGCACCTGCCGGTGGCGATTATCGAAGGCGTAGTGACGGGTTTCGTCATCTCCTACTTATACCGTGTGCAGCCCTCACTCGTTGCGCGCGTAGAGCAATAG
- a CDS encoding DUF748 domain-containing protein — translation MKKILLVGFVVLLAVGLIGGTVAYFYWESIAVSYIKSTLENDYQIIVEFDDLDINPATRSVTLENASFFDLNNRDSGALLKAEEISVWGDIGGEEKVQLHRFYSKGLHLEIQRKADGVLPLASVLSRFLPNVDWDEALNVELLAQGKSEALQSLFVFHLGEIDFDLKNNKMKLSESTIQRGGRTQPFAAIGELNVENVVPGEKPIIAKGKTVAVEGIETGENLYDFNTALNMVNKLIAQFSTGGAPVTVKSLAFTGVKASVLANNAQANAPTSIGVELASLNYENGLNLGGITLSEMGQPLLTAKQLAVGGFTLENPVVQSVELNTPVAYIREDASNGINLSRAMTRVNSIMASFAGEGDAGSGPAAPLPVADLSSAKVEYWKDGAKVQDLLVGAIKLNPNQNRLAVLNVAYQPPLALGTAGFTIAEIAATYDPKSNWSVFESLNATGIKLDGWIDEDGVEPFDALSVWNELAPKLSQEMGGGTKSNSQPTQINTVAMQIEQLSLEDRRMGNVKHVWGPIDLDWNNVLVGAERAPMSDFALDAQFLAPSSGSASIKGKVSPVFSPLNTDLKTDVTIDDLKAYSPYYEESMPVNLASSGLQITGTLPITKNQMEATFDIALTKPQFTTFEDTFAQKFKTQMAVTTLNDLKNADGDIVLQNNKVSGDVTDPQFQPGISVFSVLGNTLVKRIVSIPGMVTDPIGTTKDLIDTSLGTAGGAVKGLKDGIKSLFGGNKKQEE, via the coding sequence ATGAAAAAAATATTATTAGTTGGTTTCGTTGTCCTGCTGGCGGTCGGTCTCATTGGGGGAACCGTCGCGTATTTTTATTGGGAGTCGATTGCGGTTTCTTACATCAAGTCGACGCTTGAGAATGATTACCAGATCATCGTTGAATTTGACGATCTCGATATTAATCCCGCCACGCGCTCGGTCACGCTTGAGAATGCTAGCTTCTTCGACCTGAACAACCGCGACAGCGGCGCTCTGTTGAAGGCGGAGGAAATTTCAGTCTGGGGCGACATCGGCGGAGAAGAAAAGGTCCAACTGCACCGCTTTTACTCCAAGGGGCTTCATCTTGAAATTCAGCGCAAGGCGGACGGCGTCTTGCCACTGGCGAGCGTGTTGTCGCGGTTTTTGCCCAATGTTGATTGGGACGAAGCGCTGAATGTCGAGTTGCTTGCGCAAGGAAAAAGCGAGGCGCTGCAATCGCTGTTCGTCTTTCATCTGGGCGAGATTGATTTTGATCTCAAAAATAACAAGATGAAATTGAGTGAATCAACCATTCAACGCGGCGGACGTACGCAGCCGTTCGCGGCCATCGGCGAATTGAATGTTGAAAACGTGGTCCCTGGCGAGAAGCCGATCATCGCAAAAGGGAAGACGGTCGCAGTCGAAGGAATTGAGACGGGCGAGAACCTCTACGATTTCAACACAGCGCTGAACATGGTCAACAAATTAATCGCCCAGTTTTCAACCGGCGGCGCCCCGGTGACGGTGAAGTCGCTGGCTTTCACGGGCGTGAAAGCGTCAGTGCTCGCCAACAACGCCCAAGCCAACGCGCCGACCTCAATCGGCGTTGAACTGGCAAGCCTGAATTATGAAAACGGGCTGAACCTGGGCGGGATCACTCTCAGCGAAATGGGCCAGCCGCTGCTGACCGCCAAACAATTGGCGGTGGGCGGATTCACGCTTGAGAACCCGGTCGTGCAGTCGGTCGAACTGAATACGCCAGTAGCGTATATCCGCGAAGACGCAAGCAACGGCATTAACCTGAGCCGCGCAATGACTCGCGTGAACAGCATCATGGCGTCGTTTGCGGGAGAAGGCGATGCGGGTTCGGGCCCAGCGGCGCCATTGCCCGTAGCGGACCTGAGCAGCGCTAAAGTCGAATACTGGAAAGACGGCGCCAAGGTGCAAGACCTGCTAGTGGGGGCGATCAAACTGAATCCAAACCAAAACCGCCTTGCAGTGTTGAATGTGGCCTACCAGCCGCCATTGGCGCTTGGGACGGCAGGCTTCACCATTGCGGAAATCGCCGCGACGTATGATCCAAAATCAAACTGGAGCGTGTTTGAATCGCTCAACGCCACGGGAATCAAACTCGATGGCTGGATCGACGAAGACGGCGTCGAACCGTTTGATGCGCTCAGCGTGTGGAACGAACTGGCGCCGAAACTCTCGCAAGAAATGGGCGGCGGGACAAAATCAAACAGCCAGCCGACGCAAATCAATACCGTGGCGATGCAGATTGAACAACTGTCGCTCGAAGACCGCCGCATGGGCAACGTCAAGCATGTGTGGGGGCCGATTGACCTGGACTGGAACAACGTCCTGGTCGGCGCCGAAAGAGCGCCGATGAGCGACTTCGCTCTGGATGCGCAGTTTCTTGCGCCCAGTTCGGGCAGCGCTTCGATCAAAGGGAAAGTATCGCCGGTGTTCTCGCCGCTGAACACGGACTTGAAGACCGATGTAACGATAGACGATCTCAAGGCATATTCGCCTTATTATGAAGAGTCGATGCCGGTCAATCTGGCTTCGAGTGGTTTGCAGATTACGGGGACGCTGCCGATTACGAAAAACCAAATGGAAGCGACGTTTGATATTGCGCTCACCAAGCCGCAATTCACCACCTTTGAAGATACCTTCGCGCAGAAATTCAAAACGCAGATGGCGGTGACGACGCTCAACGATTTAAAGAACGCCGACGGCGACATTGTGTTGCAGAACAACAAGGTCAGCGGCGATGTGACCGACCCGCAGTTCCAGCCGGGCATTAGCGTGTTCAGCGTGTTAGGCAACACGCTGGTGAAGCGCATCGTCAGCATCCCCGGGATGGTGACGGACCCAATCGGCACGACGAAAGATTTGATTGATACGTCGCTGGGAACCGCAGGCGGCGCCGTCAAAGGTCTGAAAGATGGAATCAAGTCGCTGTTTGGCGGGAATAAAAAACAAGAAGAATGA
- a CDS encoding HDIG domain-containing protein, whose product MSATSRGSEKSQKSAKSRPSWMERIQELWASAQPHWPYALTLAVAAVLLHLLIRPPAAEDISRFRLNEPAPRVVSAPFDFDYADSIATEARRRNAEAFVAPVYKIDQQAMSKLTQTFESLAEAARTVERDADANLDEWADQVAKTAGIQLPEAAERPSDGKQAFIVFGASPEFWNASLQSIYKAAGLGIADNIEPIRQLMKNSQAAAAPKVAVGVNIIDSNGGERAVFSLNQIRGEDEFFAQFETEFQKAFSAEANTELAAHLAFELLEYAYSGPNLLYDSIITNERKTIARDKVEPMTASAKKDETLVGKDVIVTAHHLQILRALNEQMRIPPIAEVGYFLLAILFISILLKYLAAYYPGIVWSSQRVGIIFAGVILILGVTRAAEFLSTLDLGRNILSNVAYAIPMGALGVILTILQSARLAAFVCALTSIYVGIILQGGPASPIYNALVCFISGCGAIYTVTRIRQRSDLYRAGGVSILLAAFMILAIDLQQQKSFELFIEQIDLLKFSLMWAVANGILVSVLAIALMPMFEDIYGKTTDMRLLELSQKTELLQKLEQEAPGSYQHSMRVATLAETASQSIGANALLTRVGCYYHDIGKVFNPQYFVENQQSSADKAKHSKITPNMSCLIIRNHVKHGTEMARQNKLPEEIISFIPEHHGTTLMSYFYHQALSEDDGEGKVKEDDYRYPGPKPQSPETAIVMLADALEATSRLLDNPAERDVRQLVRKIINERFMDGQFDECDLTLKDLHTLYHSFSESIMHTLHQRIAYPAPPGKEKIGKEKDAKSEPKSKDKDRPTSNGESAPGAEEKPMIALKEKRPAE is encoded by the coding sequence ATGAGCGCCACTTCACGCGGAAGCGAAAAATCACAAAAATCGGCGAAATCCCGCCCTTCCTGGATGGAACGCATCCAAGAACTGTGGGCGAGCGCCCAACCCCATTGGCCCTATGCGCTGACGTTGGCGGTTGCCGCCGTTCTGCTGCATTTATTGATTCGGCCTCCGGCGGCGGAAGACATCAGCCGTTTCCGGCTCAACGAACCGGCGCCGCGCGTGGTGTCTGCTCCGTTTGATTTTGACTACGCCGATTCGATTGCGACCGAAGCCAGGCGCCGCAACGCCGAAGCCTTCGTCGCACCGGTTTATAAAATCGACCAACAGGCGATGAGCAAACTCACCCAAACCTTCGAATCGCTGGCCGAAGCCGCCCGCACCGTCGAACGCGACGCCGACGCCAATCTGGATGAATGGGCCGACCAAGTCGCCAAAACGGCGGGCATTCAACTGCCCGAAGCCGCCGAGCGCCCCAGCGACGGCAAACAAGCCTTCATCGTCTTCGGCGCCAGCCCGGAATTTTGGAACGCCTCGTTGCAAAGCATCTACAAAGCCGCCGGGCTAGGCATCGCCGATAACATCGAACCGATCCGGCAGTTGATGAAAAACAGCCAGGCGGCGGCGGCCCCCAAAGTGGCGGTCGGCGTTAACATCATCGACTCAAACGGCGGCGAACGCGCCGTGTTTTCGCTCAACCAAATTCGCGGCGAAGACGAATTTTTCGCCCAATTTGAAACCGAGTTTCAAAAAGCCTTCTCTGCGGAAGCGAACACCGAACTGGCCGCCCACCTCGCATTCGAATTGTTAGAGTACGCCTATTCCGGCCCCAACCTGCTCTATGACTCCATCATAACCAACGAACGAAAAACCATTGCGCGCGACAAGGTTGAGCCGATGACCGCCAGCGCAAAAAAAGACGAAACCCTGGTCGGTAAAGACGTTATCGTGACCGCCCATCATCTCCAGATTTTGCGCGCACTCAACGAACAGATGCGCATCCCCCCGATTGCGGAAGTCGGCTATTTTCTGCTGGCCATTTTGTTTATTTCAATTTTGTTGAAATATCTCGCCGCGTATTACCCCGGCATCGTCTGGAGCAGCCAGCGCGTCGGCATTATTTTCGCTGGCGTCATTTTAATTTTAGGCGTCACCCGCGCTGCGGAATTTCTGTCAACGCTTGACCTGGGGCGCAACATCCTGAGCAACGTAGCCTACGCCATCCCCATGGGCGCGCTGGGCGTCATCCTCACGATTTTACAGAGTGCGCGGCTGGCGGCGTTTGTCTGCGCCCTGACCTCAATCTACGTCGGCATCATCTTGCAAGGCGGCCCCGCGTCGCCGATTTACAACGCGCTGGTGTGCTTCATTTCCGGCTGCGGCGCGATTTATACCGTGACCCGCATCCGCCAACGCAGCGATTTATATCGCGCTGGCGGCGTCTCGATTTTGCTCGCGGCGTTTATGATTCTCGCCATCGACCTGCAACAACAAAAAAGTTTCGAGTTGTTCATCGAACAGATCGACTTATTGAAATTCTCGCTGATGTGGGCGGTCGCCAACGGCATCCTGGTTTCGGTTTTGGCCATTGCCTTGATGCCGATGTTTGAAGACATTTACGGCAAAACCACCGACATGCGCTTGCTCGAACTCAGCCAAAAAACGGAGTTGCTGCAAAAACTCGAACAAGAAGCCCCCGGTTCCTATCAACACAGTATGCGCGTCGCCACCCTGGCCGAGACCGCCTCGCAATCCATCGGCGCCAACGCGCTATTAACGCGGGTGGGCTGTTATTATCACGACATCGGCAAGGTGTTTAACCCGCAATATTTTGTTGAGAACCAACAATCCAGCGCCGACAAAGCCAAGCACTCTAAGATCACCCCCAACATGAGTTGCCTGATTATTCGCAACCACGTCAAACACGGCACCGAAATGGCGCGGCAGAACAAACTGCCCGAAGAAATTATCAGTTTTATTCCCGAACATCACGGCACAACCTTGATGTCATATTTCTATCATCAGGCGTTGTCGGAAGACGACGGCGAAGGCAAAGTCAAAGAAGACGACTATCGCTATCCCGGCCCCAAGCCCCAATCGCCCGAAACCGCCATCGTCATGTTGGCTGACGCGCTCGAAGCCACCTCGCGCCTGCTCGACAACCCCGCTGAGCGCGACGTACGCCAGTTGGTGCGCAAGATTATCAATGAGCGTTTTATGGACGGACAGTTTGACGAATGCGATCTGACCCTGAAAGACCTTCACACGCTCTACCATTCGTTTTCTGAATCCATCATGCACACCTTGCATCAGCGCATCGCCTATCCGGCCCCGCCGGGCAAAGAGAAAATCGGCAAAGAAAAAGACGCCAAGTCCGAACCCAAATCAAAAGACAAAGACAGGCCGACGTCAAACGGCGAGTCGGCGCCGGGTGCGGAAGAGAAGCCAATGATTGCCCTGAAAGAAAAACGTCCCGCAGAATAA